From the genome of Argentina anserina chromosome 4, drPotAnse1.1, whole genome shotgun sequence, one region includes:
- the LOC126789945 gene encoding uncharacterized protein LOC126789945, with the protein MEASEEQYAEFEEKVKRTVYLDNLSPQVNESIVKQALDQFGNVKSVQFIPNYLGSKNMQQCALIEMENQTQVNAVVSDITEQPFMIGGMPRPVRARKAKMEMFDDRPVKPGRTIEVRWVEPDEPDFEVAKKLKELAKFHAADTEFLLKEQLEDEEKLEKQQQESLKVTHKKYKTVDGVLADGTLKQLGRGYHLPVGDD; encoded by the coding sequence ATGGAGGCTTCAGAAGAACAGTATGCTGAATTTGAGGAGAAGGTGAAAAGAACTGTTTACCTTGACAACCTCTCCCCACAGGTCAATGAATCGATTGTCAAACAAGCTCTGGATCAGTTTGGGAATGTGAAAAGTGTTCAGTTTATTCCAAATTACTTAGGATCAAAGAACATGCAACAGTGTGCACTGATTGAGATGGAGAACCAAACACAGGTTAATGCCGTTGTCTCAGACATAACAGAGCAGCCTTTCATGATTGGGGGGATGCCAAGGCCTGTGAGGGCACGTAAGGCTAAAATGGAAATGTTTGATGATCGTCCTGTGAAGCCTGGTAGAACGATAGAGGTGCGTTGGGTGGAGCCTGATGAACCTGATTTTGAGGTGGCAAAGAAACTGAAGGAGCTTGCTAAATTTCATGCTGCAGACACTGAATTTTTGCTCAAGGAGCAACTGGAGGATGAAGAGAAACTTGAAAAGCAGCAACAGGAATCCCTCAAAGTAACACACAAGAAGTATAAAACGGTAGATGGTGTGTTAGCCGATGGAACTCTTAAGCAATTGGGTCGTGGTTATCATCTTCCAGTTGGAGATGATTGA